A portion of the Microlunatus phosphovorus NM-1 genome contains these proteins:
- a CDS encoding SRPBCC domain-containing protein, translated as MNTTTTSPEATIVADEKLPIIRVTRDFAATPAQLMRAHLDPELYVRWVGPNGTEATIDVWDVRDGGSWRFVGSGQDGQEYAFRGCFHRIGEDTIVQTFTWEGMPEEVSLETVRFEDLGDGRTRLHGQSLVDSFESRDAWLRSGMEVGVNDGYAKIDQLLTEGAL; from the coding sequence ATGAACACCACAACCACCAGCCCCGAGGCAACCATCGTTGCCGACGAAAAGCTGCCGATCATCCGGGTCACCCGGGACTTTGCCGCCACCCCGGCGCAACTGATGAGGGCCCACCTGGACCCGGAGCTGTACGTCCGCTGGGTCGGACCAAACGGGACGGAGGCCACCATCGACGTCTGGGACGTCCGCGATGGCGGCAGCTGGCGCTTCGTCGGGTCCGGACAAGACGGTCAGGAGTACGCGTTCCGCGGCTGCTTCCACCGAATCGGCGAGGACACCATTGTGCAGACCTTCACCTGGGAGGGCATGCCGGAAGAGGTCTCGCTGGAGACCGTCCGGTTCGAGGACCTGGGCGATGGGCGGACTCGACTGCACGGTCAGTCACTGGTCGACTCCTTCGAGAGCCGGGACGCCTGGTTGCGCAGTGGTATGGAGGTCGGCGTCAACGACGGTTACGCCAAGATCGACCAGCTACTGACCGAAGGCGCGCTGTGA